A window of the Motacilla alba alba isolate MOTALB_02 chromosome 26, Motacilla_alba_V1.0_pri, whole genome shotgun sequence genome harbors these coding sequences:
- the LOC119711813 gene encoding lysozyme C-like, whose product MRKSMLFLGFLLVFLGLALPGIQGKIIPRCEMVKILRRNGFQGFEGTTVADWMCLVKYESSYNTKAYNDNGPSRDYGIFQINSKYWCNDGRTPGSKNACNISCSKLQDDNIEDDIRCAKKIAREAHGLSPWYGWKNHCRGKDLSSFVRGC is encoded by the exons ATGAGAAAGTCAATGCTCTTCCTTGGctttcttcttgttttccttggcctggctctgccaggcatccagggaaaaataattccCAGATGTGAGATGGTGAAGATCCTACGTCGGAatggctttcagggctttgaGGGCACAACTGTTGCTGACT ggatgtgcctgGTGAAATATGAGAGTAGTTACAACACGAAAGCATACAACGACAACGGTCCCAGCAGGGACTACGGCATCTTCCAGATCAACAGCAAGTACTGGTGCAATGATGGCAGGACCCCTGGATCCAAGAACGCCTGCAACATCAGTTGCTCAA AACTGCAAGATGATAATATTGAGGATGACATTCGGTGTGCCAAGAAGATTGCCCGGGAGGCTCATGGCCTCAGTCCCTG gTATGGCTGGAAGAACCATTGCCGGGGCAAAGACCTGAGCTCCTTTGTCAGGGGTTGCTAA
- the LOC119711767 gene encoding sperm-associated antigen 4 protein-like produces the protein MHRKTRNSHTLIETQKLQNLLEEVTQLRVEISSLKELSQMALEPCVKTDWALKSSGATIDTQRTSQTYDCKDSCLCRILRFFWTASPPDTILQPNISPGNCWAFKGHQGQVVIKLPARVYLTAITMQHISKDASPSGTIISAPKDIAVFGVDADREEETLLGVFTYNVEKNPTQTFPLKNMLLPRAFSRVKLLVKSNWGNPWYTCIYRVKVHGKIENQKASTQGQDK, from the exons ATGCACAGGAAGACAAG gaattcACACACTTTGATTGAAACCCAAAAGTTGCAGAATCTGTTGGAAGAGGTCACTCAGCTGAGGGTGGAGATCAGTAGTTTGAAG GAATTGAGCCAGATGGCTTTGGAACCCTGTGTCAAGACAGACTGGGCCCTCAAGAGCTCTG GAGCCACCATTGACACACAAAGAACTTCCCAGACCTATGACTGCAAAGACAGCTGTCTCTGCAGGATTTTACGCTTCTTTTGGACTGCCAGCCCTCCTGATACTATTCTGCAG CCAAACATTTCCCCAGGAAACTGCTGGGCTTTCAAAGGGCATCAGGGCCAGGTTGTCATCAAGTTGCCAGCACGAGTCTACCTGACTGCCATCACAATGCAGCACATCTCCAAAGATGCCTCTCCAAGTGGGACCATCATCAGTGCCCCCAAAGACATAGCTGTCTTT GGAGTGGATGCAGACAGAGAAGAGGAAACTCTCCTGGGGGTGTTCACCTACAATGTGGAGAAAAACCCCACGCAGACTTTCCCTCTGAAG AACatgctgctccccagagccttttcACGTGTCAAACTTCTTGTGAAAAGCAACTGGGGAAACCCGTGGTATACCTGCATTTACCGAGTGAAGGTTcatggaaaaatagaaaaccagAAAGCCTCAACCCAGGGCCAAgataaataa